From Mya arenaria isolate MELC-2E11 chromosome 12, ASM2691426v1, the proteins below share one genomic window:
- the LOC128212224 gene encoding D(1A) dopamine receptor-like, with translation MGDIFLTTRTSRYGNTVMSHKETDNTNGLSNVTERELLDQLNDEIKRVLTPVSVFVGIEAVVGFFGNLFVLFVFIKRYHACNFRYFVLCLALLDLISTLTTMPGEILTQQHWYKYPFPVVCKVKSFFNVFTVSGEAFCLCIIAVDRYRKVCAPFRWQIKPRQALLMCGLIYGSAFTLSLPVSFLWGIKQDVRIYNGRNVTVTICETDSYYAGSRQPFLYATSVEVLIGICLVIMLSLYVLVAKRLILGRSFAQMNRDSCLPMVSKPTTSQKNEKSGISDARNVSILEVQIGNGIAYKETEMRNMDDESDPVDVNDVCVIEAVRPEVCHIKVQHRRQENANLVNWKTYIMFVLTIIFIVTTITYMTLLALISEGILKRLNAYEKSVYFFFFRLVFINHAINPFVYGCLDPHFKQILGDMKICLRK, from the coding sequence ATGGGTGATATTTTTCTGACAACGAGGACTAGTAGGTATGGCAATACAGTTATGAGCCATAAGGAAACTGACAACACTAATGGACTATCTAATGTGACGGAAAGAGAATTATTGGACCAACTGAATGACGAAATAAAACGGGTATTAACACCTGTTTCAGTTTTTGTTGGAATTGAAGCTGTTGTGGGATTTTTTGGAAATTTATTTGTCTTGTTCGTATTTATAAAGCGTTACCATGCCTGTAATTTCCGCTACTTCGTGCTGTGCCTCGCTCTTTTGGACTTGATCAGCACGCTCACCACGATGCCTGGAGAAATTCTCACGCAGCAGCACTGGTACAAGTACCCGTTCCCCGTCGTCTGCAAAGTCAAGTCCTTCTTTAACGTGTTCACGGTGTCAGGGGAGGCATTTTGTCTATGCATCATTGCTGTCGACCGCTACCGGAAGGTTTGTGCGCCATTCAGATGGCAGATCAAGCCTCGCCAGGCGCTCCTCATGTGCGGCCTTATCTACGGCTCGGCGTTCACCCTTTCACTGCCAGTCTCGTTTCTCTGGGGAATCAAGCAGGACGTAAGGATATACAATGGAAGAAACGTTACTGTCACTATCTGTGAAACGGATTCTTATTATGCAGGCAGTAGACAACCGTTTTTATACGCTACATCAGTCGAGGTTTTAATTGGGATATGCCTGGTGATCATGCTTAGTCTTTATGTACTGGTAGCAAAAAGACTCATCTTAGGTCGCTCATTTGCACAAATGAACAGAGACTCGTGCTTGCCTATGGTCAGCAAGCCGACAACTTCccagaaaaatgaaaaaagcgGGATCAGTGATGCAAGAAATGTTTCTATTTTAGAAGTACAGATCGGGAATGGAATAGCTTACAAAGAAACAGAAATGAGGAATATGGATGACGAAAGTGATCCAGTTGACGTCAATGATGTTTGTGTCATTGAAGCCGTAAGGCCGGAAGTCTGTCACATTAAGGTACAGCATCGACGTCAAGAAAACGCGAACCTGGTTAATTGGAAAACGTACATCATGTTCGTTTTGACAATCATATTCATTGTCACAACAATTACGTATATGACATTATTAGCGTTAATATCAGAAGGAATCTTAAAACGTTTAAATGCGTATGAGAAGTCTGtgtatttcttctttttcagACTAGTATTCATAAACCATGCTATTAACCCGTTCGTGTACGGCTGTCTTGACCCTCACTTTAAGCAAATATTAggagatatgaaaatctgctTAAGGAAG